GTCCAAACAGAAGTTACAGCAGAGGATGAAAGAACAGTAAGTGGATGTTAGTAACACAGCCATGGAGTAAATACCGTTGGGATCTTGTGGTTCAAGCTCTTACTTCCAACTCATTTTTGCCAGGTTCCAAAAAGCAATGGGTGGAATGCCGTCCTGGGCAGAGACAAAATTTAAGAAAAAGAATAAGAAAAAAGGTAAACTCCCACATTTTGGTTGTAAACAACTTCATGATCCGTGTAGTATGTTATGAGAGATGCCCCTCACTTATGATTACCTACTATATAATGGTGATATATTGTatacagcagggttccccaactgagCGTGGGCCGGATTTTGGTGATTTTGATTTGGCCCTCCAAGTTTTCTgaagtacatttttttaaacatttttggacataaaagactaaaAACACCAACAAATGATTTTGATTTTAATTTTGCAtgtctgttccaaagtattcccacgcataatagagagatacacactgagtctacaaaacattatgaacacctgctcttttcatgataTAGACagtttgaaatgattgttttaatACAATTGTAtatatgtttgggcttcttgtggaCAATTTGCAgtttacaaattatttgtaattatgttccgaccTCCTGACCATCGGCTCAAGAAAAAAATCGGcatgcggctgaatctagtttgAGTCCTGGTATAAAGTATACATTTGTGTCTTTTCAATAAAATATGTCTATTTTCCAAAAACTAAAGATGACTCTGATGACTCTGATGAAGATGGAGACGACCTGATGAGGAAGACGGGCAACTTTGTGGGCTCATCCGACAGCCTTCCCAAAGGAATCATACGGGTGAGTTCTGTTCTCCCATCATCTTACCACTACTACATTTGAGGTAAAACAACCAGGTCTCTCTCTGACTGCAAATGGGGACTCTAAACCAGAGTACTTTAGAGGTTTGGGTGTTACAAAACCATTGCGTTTTCCATTATTAGATCATGTGGTTTTGTTTACATGTGATGCTAGTCCATTTATTCTGGATGTGTTTAACTCTCTTGCAGATGAAGAAGTGCCTACACGCCAACAACGACCGGCCGTCTAAGGACAGGCTGACCACGGTGCAGTTCCACCCCTCTGCCCAGGTTGTCATGACAGCAGGGATCGACCAGTCCATCTCTCTGTTCCAGGTATTCATTTTACTCATCAGCTGCAGTCTTCTCTCAGGTATTCTTGTGGCAGTCATCATGAGACATGGTATAGGGAATTGCATCCTCAATAATATCCCCcagacctttttttttttaccatacaAACTAtaagcaaaaaatatatacaaactCAATGGACCACCAATCATCCTTACGAATCATTATCTTGTGGTTATTTAGTGAATCTGTGACACTAACATACAAGTTTGTATTAATATGAATTACCATCCACCTCACTCTAAatgtccctccttcctctccaggtTGATGGGAAGACCAACCCTAAGATTCAGAGTATTCACCTGGAGAGGTTCCCGGTGCACAAGGCCCAGTTCAGCGTGAACGGGGAGCAGGTGGTGGCCACCAGTTTCAGGAACAAGCTGTTCTACATCTACGACATGATGGAGGGCAAGGTCATCCCTGTCCACACTgtcagaggtgaggaggaggaggaagccaTGGGGAGTCACTAGAACCCCAAAGCTGTTCGGTAGTAGTCTAACCAGTTGGCTGTTAGGTAGTGACAGCCTTTTATtactaggcttgggcggtatcgaGATTGTCAAACCTCCATACCGATATCCGGGAAAAGACTGGCACTGAACACAAACCCCGCTGAGCCTTTGTAAACcaaaggttagcaatgctaacaagtacatgtaaaatctCAGTGAAAACATTTTATACAGTCTCTGATCCAAATGATTTGCAGGACAGACATCCCAACTCAGTAATACAAATAACAAGAAATGCTACTCACAGTTTGctgcacacacaaaacaaatattaaacggcaaggctcttgatccaggaggggattctctgctgttaccaagaGAAGCTTATTTTTCTGCAAGAAGCTATATATCTACTgtaagttagcaaaccaaatgcacaactgcagagtatttagcacattttagacagttaacttaatagttataagATATCTTTGAATGGCATTTAATGGCGCCggatatatattatatttgagatcatttgaaatagccaccctttgccttgatgacagatttgcatactattggcattctctcaaccagctttgtgaggtagtcacctggaatgcctttcaattaacaggtgtgccttgttaatttgtggaatttctttccttaatgcgtttgagccagtcagttgtgttgtgacaaggtaggggttgtatacagaagatagccctatttggtgaaagaccaagtccatattatggcaagaacagctagaataatcaaagagaaatgacagtccatcattactttaagacatgaaggtcagtcaatccagaaaatgtcaagaactttcagTTTCTtgaagtgcaatcgcaaaaaccatcaagcgctatgatgaaactggctctcatgaggaccgccacaggaaaggaagacccagagttacctctgctctgcAGAGTACCTGGATGTGCGTATGTTCTTCAGCttttgtacatattacctcaattacctcgactaacctgtgcccccacatgtgttatatagccttgttactgttattttatcgttcctctttaaaaaaaaaaaaaaaaatgttttgtatttttaccTGTTTATTTTCgtgaatactttcttaacacttcatttttcttaactgcattgttggttatgggcttgtaagtaagtatttcaatGTAAgttctacatctgttgtattcggcgcatgtgacaaataaaatttggttTGATATgtagctggcaaacatttagttgtgtaactagaggaaagggggatacctcgtCAGTTCTACAACTggatgtattcaactgaaatgtctcttaacacatttaacccaaccactGAGTCAGAGAGGTGCTGggtgctgccttaatcgacatccacgtcaacGCCgctcggggaacagtgggttaactgcctcgctcaggggcagaacggcagatttttgccttgtcagctcgggaattcaatccagcaacctttcgtttactggcccaactctcctacccgccaggctacctgccgcccctagatCACCTGGCACGTGGTGCAAAACATTGAGTGATTCacaaggctccagtctctagtCGTTGTGCTTGTAAACCAAACACCATGTGACTGGGAACTACTGGTAAGCTTCATAATAAAATATTATGTGACTGGTGAAATTAAGAATGGGAACTGCTTTATCTCGTAACGTATTGCAGAAATTGACTTAAAAAGTAGCCACAAATATTCCAATGTATAAAAAGGAAGGTTTCAACTGTGTTGACCGTATTGAAAACCATCccatggctatttccaaataccctgttttacggtataccgcccaagcctagttATTACTGCGCAAGTTATTGTGTTCTGTGATTGGTTTGAAGATATAATCGCTGTATATTCTCAGCCAGGctgtgttcttttttttttacatgggtAGTGGGTAAGTGCCTGGTTGTGTGATTGAGTGCAGTAACAATTATGATTGCCCCCCAGGTCTGAGGGAACAGAGGGTGAAAGAGTTTGAAGTCTCCCCTGATGGAGAATCCCTCCTTCTCACTGGCACCTCCGGATACCTCCACGTGTTAACAATGAAGGTAAGTGATTGTAGATGGCAAATACCTGGTATACCACACATCCAAAATGGATCAAAATGTAAGACTCCATTTTGGATCAGACGCATACATGCATTGCATAAATGTCTGTATTTTCtcactattgttttttttttttttttttttttcagacaaAGGAGGTAGTGAAAAGCTTGAAGATCAACGGAAACGTTGTGGGAGTGGCTTTTTCCCACGACGGCAGCAAAGTCTTCACAAATTCTGGTGGGTTTTTACCCTGGTCTAAGACACACAACCACAGCCCGACACCCCAATCACATCCTAAAGCCTTTTTTAGATTTTAGTTTCAAAATGTgactttttgggtgacctgaccaaattaacatagaaatgtgagttatacaTCTGTCATTATCTTTGAAATCAATTCTAAGACGCTGTAGACTTGTTCTATGTGCGCCATTTCTATGCTTCACATTCTTAAGTTAGATTTAGTGTCTTTTTACTTTTGGCTTTGTTCACAAGCTTCAAACAATATTtttgtttatgggacatatattTAACagagatggtacaatgattctctacaccagTGGTCCTAGTTggtcaccaaacatttctgtaaaaaaaaaaacaacgatTAATCCTCATGTTcctatttttgtatttgtttcatgctgttggtggtaggtgcacttgattcagcagccctagcactgggaaggcaaagtgttcccattttgaaaaatacccagagagcaaatcaagtgcaccttcAGGCCTTCCGCTGGCCAATCATATAGCTCAGATCACTGTGTATGCACAGTGCCTCAAgcgcacagcaaagttgatactgtgagatttcaaaacttttaaaaccatgactagagagactcGGCGGAATATAGCAacgagctgctgtttttatgaatAAGTTCATGTTGAAGTTGTTATTCAGCGCCCTACATCCACTCACTGCAAGTAGTATAGCAAAGTGTTATTTCCCTTTAACTGGCCACCCGatttaacaacatgaattggtgcatgaggcagaaataatgcagtttCGCCGTCGGCTGGAAGCCTCACCGctactctctcctttccctcagactgaccatcagatacaggccatcagtccagtaaaataaataaaagcaaatGCATTATACTCACTCAGCTGTATACGTATACCTACaattttgaaatataatttcaaaacgatctgagaagaacaacattggcagggcaattcaagcataaCCAATTTGCAGTGGTAATGTATTGGGCATTTTACCTACTACAATCCTCATTGCTACAGAACCGTTTTTAATAGGTTAATATTTCATTTTTTgtcatgtttaaaaaatatatatataaaaaaatctgagcggtagatcttggCTTTGAATTTTGACTTGAGGAAGTGACCACTGCCCTGGTGACCACTGCCCTGGTGACCACTGCCCTGGTGAccactgcttgttttgtcacaaactgaaattaggcaaactactAGCATTTTAGCAGaaaggaaatggcggagcgatttctgcatattgcacctttttaAAAGCTGTACGTGGGTACCTGTATGTACCAAACTTTTTTTTGATGTTGCAGAGGAGGGTGAGGTGTACATATGGGACATGAGGAGCAGTAAATGCCTGAACAGGTTCACAGATGATGGCTGTGTGAGTGGGACCTCCATGGCTGCATCCAAGAACGGACAGTATCTGGCCTGCGGGTGAGTCAgccattttgtttttttttagcaTTTTCCATGTCGTTTTGTGATATGAGGTTGTTGGTGTGTAgctttattcatttatttatgaaTTAATCCGTTTCCTTGCTGATGTGTTTCAGCAGCGATGGTCCCTGTCGTTTTGTGATCAAGCCATTGCAATGTTTGTTTTGTCCTTGTCTTGCTTCAgatgtctttttttttgttg
This sequence is a window from Oncorhynchus mykiss isolate Arlee chromosome 13, USDA_OmykA_1.1, whole genome shotgun sequence. Protein-coding genes within it:
- the LOC110486195 gene encoding U3 small nucleolar RNA-associated protein 18 homolog; this translates as MDKVGKHSRKGRETTKRVSEPEPDYDEEVLKRHKNAQAVTVLGEEDASVKLLEDLVFGAEDDLVERLVEDREDGGATLLDDDDSSDSDVENEARLKVQPTRTAVWEDEDDDLEEEVDMTHRFRRDLAKSDAEAKMSKQKLQQRMKEQFQKAMGGMPSWAETKFKKKNKKKDDSDDSDEDGDDLMRKTGNFVGSSDSLPKGIIRMKKCLHANNDRPSKDRLTTVQFHPSAQVVMTAGIDQSISLFQVDGKTNPKIQSIHLERFPVHKAQFSVNGEQVVATSFRNKLFYIYDMMEGKVIPVHTVRGLREQRVKEFEVSPDGESLLLTGTSGYLHVLTMKTKEVVKSLKINGNVVGVAFSHDGSKVFTNSEEGEVYIWDMRSSKCLNRFTDDGCVSGTSMAASKNGQYLACGSAAGVVNVYSQEECMRQNNPKPLKAIMNLVNSATSLRFNPTSEILAIASRADDEAARLVHIPSFTVFSNFPMFQRKTIYRAHRLDFSPNSGFFSLANNKGHAPLFRLLHYKDF